The genomic DNA GCACCATTGCCGCGTCCCTCGAATCGAGACGACCTGATTTATCCCGACTGGTTTGCTGGGGTGTGGCAAGTGGAGAGCGTTGATCTCGATGCCCCAGAGGTTCCACCACTGCTGCATCAAGCACGGTTTCAAGCCGATCGGCGCGGTCGACTGATCGGCGATCGCAGCTTCAATGCCACGGCCATCGGTCGTGCCCTGCTTGGGGAGCAGCTGCTGGGTGTCGAAGAAGACCCCGACTCCGCCAACCGCCAGATCGCCCGACTCAAAGGCGATCTCTACCTCGAAACTACGGTGACGGGCCGCCATCAGGAGAGCCCAAGCACCGACACCTTTCTGGCAGATGAGTTGGTACTGCAGATCCTGCATGCTCCCGGACCGCCACGGCTGAGCCGGATCGAAACCCTCAGCCGCTACAGCCGCTGTGGCGAGGACATCTGCGCTGAGCAGTGGCAGGGGCGCTATGCCTCACCGGGCGAGAGTCTGCGGGATCAGGCCATCGCCCAGCACCACTATCAATTGCGCTTCACACCTCTTCCAGGGTCCGCTCCATCAATTTGAGTTCGATCTGGTCCCGCCACTGGAACAGCGGCTGCAGCTTGGGGTGATCGCTCAGCCCAGGCACCCCCCTGCCTGCCAGGGCTGAGCCTGCAGAGGAGGGGAAGCGAAGCAGCGACAACTGAGCGGCGACGGCGATATCGGCCAAGGTCATGCTGTCGCCCACCAACCAGGGGCTGGACTGCACGGATGTGGCGAGCTGCTCCAGGCTGGCCAGCAGCTCGGTGCGCTCCTTCTGGTTGACCAGTTCGGTGATGTTGCTGACCCAACCGCCGGGGATCACACCCATCACCGAACGAACGGGGTCGGGCAGATCGTCAGGCAGCAGAGCAACCCGCAGCTCGGGGTCGAGTGCCGCGGCCTGCACCAAGGATGAGCGGCCGGCCATCGCCAGCGTGGTGTCGGCCCAGTCCTCCAGCAGATGCACCTGGGCGGCCTGGCGTGGGTCGGTGGGAATCAGTGCAGGGTCCGGCTCTCGCTGATCCAGATGCAGCGCAATGGCGCTGGAGTCGGCAATCACCTGATCGCCATCAACCAACACGGGAACCTGCCGTTGGCCGGACAGCCGGAACACGGCCACCTGGCCGACGCCGGGGGTCACCTCCACGGTGCGGAAACTCAGCCCCTTGGCCTGCAACACCATCCGCACCTTGAGACAAAACGCGGAATGGCGGAATTGATGCAGCTCCAACATGTCCAAAACAGCCATGGGCCCGGCAGAGTAGCCAGCAGATTTGCGAGTACGCCAGAACCATGCGGGAGTTTTTCCTCAACGTCTCCCGTTACCCCCGTTATCTGGTGGCCTTCACCCTCGGGGTGATGAACTCCGTCGCCGAACCCCTGGCCGCACGCCGGAGCAATCCCGTCACGGCCGTGGCCTTGATCGGCGCCTTGATCAGCGGTGGAATCAGCCTCACCTTGGTGCTGCGTGCCATGGTGAATTCAGCACCGATGGCGTGATGGCACAGGGGCGTCGAGTAGAGCGGGTGGCCGCCCTGATCCGCAAAGAAGTCAGCGAACTGATGATCAACGGCATCCGGGATGAACGGGTGCACCAGGGCATGGTGAGCATCACCGAAGTGGAGGTGTCCGGCGATCTGCAGCACTGCAAGATCTTCGTGAGCGTTTTCGGAGAGGCCCAGGAGCGCGACCAGGTGCTCGAGGGGCTTCAGGCAGCCAGCGGCTTCCTGCGGGGAGAACTGGGGCGACGGCTGCAGATGCGCCGCGCCCCCGAGGTGGTGTTCCAGCTGGATCGGGGCCTGGAACGCGGCACCTCCGTGTTGGGGCTGCTGAATCGCCTCGAAGACGAACGGCAGGAGCGGGGCGAGATTCCACCCGGAAGTGATGAAGAGCTAGGCCGCGATGAACAGCCTCCCGGCTGACAACCTGCGTCGCCGGGTGGCGGAACTGCTGGTGCTGCGGGCCAGTGGCCATCAAAGCGACCAGCAGCGCCGCTACCCGCAGTGGGAACTGCCGAACAGCGAACTGCAGCGTCTGCTGCAGGAGGGTGTTGGCGGCGTGATCCTGCTGGGGGGCAGCGCCGTGGAACTGCAGCAGCGCACCCAGCAACTGCAGGGCTGGAGTGACCAGCGATTGCTGTTCTGCGCCGACGTTGAAGAGGGCGTGGGCCAGCGCTTCGAAGGAGCCAGCTGGCTGGTGCCGCCCCTGGCCCTTGGGCGTCTCCACCAGCGGGACCCCGAGTTAGCCTTGAATTTGAGTGAGCGCTATGGCCGCTGCACCGGCGAACAGGCCCGTCGCTGTGGCCTGAACTGGGTACTGGGCCCAGTTTGCGACGTCAACAACAACCCCGCCAACCCAGTGATCAATGTGCGGGCTTGGGGGGAGGATCCCAACAGTGCCAGCGCCCTGACAGTGGCCTTCCTGGGGGGACTGAAGCAAGCGGGTGTTCTCGGATGCGCCAAGCACTTTCCAGGCCACGGCGACACCAACAGCGACTCCCATCTGGACCTACCGGTGCTGCCCCACAGCCGCGAGCGGCTGGATCAGATCGAACTGCCGCCTTTTCGTGCCGCCATTGCCGCCGGTGTGGACAGCGTGATGACGGCCCATCTGGTGCTGCCGGAACTGGATCCGCAGCAACCGGCCACCCTCTCCAAAACCGTGCTCACCGATCTGCTGCGGCGCCAGATGGGCTTCAACGGTCTGGTGGTGACCGATGCCCTGGTGATGGAAGCGATCAGCGCGCGGCACGGCGCCGCCGAAGCAGCTGTGCTGGCCTTTGAAGCCGGGGCCGACCTGATCCTGATGCCGGCGGATGCTGATGCCGCCATCGATGGTCTCTGCGACGGCTTCAGCAGCGGACGGCTGCCCCTCGAGCGGTTGGAAGAGAGCCTTCAACGCCGGGCTCATGCGCTGGCATCGATCCCAACCAGCACACCTTCAGGTCCGATCGTTACCGCAGCCGAGCAAGCTCTTGAAGCTGAGCTGGTGGGTCACAGCATCACGGTCAGCGGTACAGCGGTTCACCCGGAAGCAGGAATCAACCTGGTGCGCGTGGATGCAATGGTGCCCAGCGCAGCCGCCCTCAGCGGCTGGTCACCGGCCCTGCGCATCCCTGAAGCCGAGGGATTTCGCTCGGTGGTGCTGCATGGCGAGGGCCTGTCGCCCTGGAGCGGCCAGCCGGAGGGCCCCCTGGCGCTGGACCTCCTCGGTGATGGAGCGGTGCTGCTGCAGCTGTTTCTGCGGGGCAACCCCTTCCGCGCCGGGCGAGATGCCCAAGAACCCTGGGCCGCAACGATCCAACAACTAATCGCCCTCAACCGCCTGGCGGGAGTGGTGATCTACGGCAGCCCTTACCTCTGGGACAGCCTGCAGCCGCTTCTGCCCAGCGGCTGCCCTGCCGCCTATTCCGCCGGCCAGATGCAGGAAGCCCAACGCCAGGTACTCACCGCGCTGTTCCCCACCACTACGCCGACTGGCAAAAGCGGTGCATTCACCGACTGACCACCGCCAACCAACCGCACTGGCCAACCGCATCTAATCTCGCGCCAACCTCAAGCCGCCCGGCCATGCTCAGCCTCTCGATGATCGTGCGCGACGAAGAGGCGCGTCTCGGAGAGTGTCTGCGCTCCGTGCAGGGCTTCGCCGAGGAGATGGTGGTGGTGGACACCGGCTCCACCGATGCCACGGTGGCCATTGCCGAGGCTGCTGGAGCAAGGGTTGAACAGATCACCTGGCCGGGTGACTTCGCTCCAGCCCGCAACGAGGCCCTGGAATTTCTCAACGGTGACTGGGTGCTGGTGCTGGACGCGGACGAGCAGCTGCGTGCTGAGGCCATCCCCGCACTCAAAGCCCTGATGGCCCAGCCCGATGTGCTGGTGATCAACCTGCTGCGCTACGAAGTCGGGGCCGCCATGGCGCCCTATTCCAGCGTCAGTCGTCTGTTCCGCCGCCACCCTTCGATCCGGTGGAGCCGGCCGTACCACTCGATGATCGACGACAGCGTTCGCACCCTGCTGGAGACGGAACCCCAATGGCGCATTGCCGATTGCAGTGAGCCGGCAATCCTTCATGACGGCTACCGACCTGAGCTGCTGGCCGGCAGCGACAAGGCGGATCGGCTGCGGAAGGCCATGGAAGACGACCTGAAGAACCGTCCCGGTGATCCCTACGCCAGCGCCAAGCTCGGGGGACTGTTGATCAGCGAAGGCAAGACCGAAGACGCCATTCCCTTGCTGCGAAGCGGTCTGAAGCAGTGCGCAACGGCCAGTGCCGAACGCTATGAGCTGCTGCTGCACCTGGGCCTGGCCCTGAGCCCCAGTGATCCCACCCAAGCGGTGAGCTGCTACCGGCAAGCCCTGGAGATCCCCCTGGACACGCGAGTGAGTCTTGGAGCGCGTCTCAACCTGGCAGCCCGACTGATGGAACAGGGAGACCTTGCGGAAGCCATCAGCCTTACCCAAACCGCCGCCCAGCGGGCTCCTGAAGTGGCCCTCGCCTGGTACAACCTGGGGTTGATGCAGCGGAGGCGCGGCGACCTCGCTGCGGCCCTGGAGGCCTATGGGCGCGCTCTCAGCCTGGATCCCAACAACGCCGAGTGCCATCAGAACAATGCTGTGGCGCAATTGCTGGGCGGCAACATCGACGCCGCTCGCAGCAGCTTCATCCGCGCCATCAACCTGCTTCAGGCTCAAGGAAGCGCCGACGCAGCTGAGCAACTGCGCGAGAAGGTGCGGGGGATCGTGAAGCTGGACGGGGAGGCTGTGGCTTGAGCCATCCCTTGCAGAGCCGAACGGTGATCGTCACCCGCGCGGCCGACCAGCAGGGGGCCGCGAGACAGCTGCTGGAAGAGCGTGGGGCAACGGTGCTGGACCTTCCGGCCCTGGTCATCGGACCACCCGACCACTGGGGCCCCCTGGATGATGCCCTCGAGGACTTGGAGAGCTTTCACTGGCTGGTGTTCTCCAGCGCCAATGGCGTGCAGGCCGTGGAGCAGCGGCTGCAGCGCCTCGGCCGTTGCCTGGCCCGACGCCCCGCCAGCCTCAAG from Synechococcus sp. MU1643 includes the following:
- a CDS encoding glycoside hydrolase family 3 N-terminal domain-containing protein, with translation MNSLPADNLRRRVAELLVLRASGHQSDQQRRYPQWELPNSELQRLLQEGVGGVILLGGSAVELQQRTQQLQGWSDQRLLFCADVEEGVGQRFEGASWLVPPLALGRLHQRDPELALNLSERYGRCTGEQARRCGLNWVLGPVCDVNNNPANPVINVRAWGEDPNSASALTVAFLGGLKQAGVLGCAKHFPGHGDTNSDSHLDLPVLPHSRERLDQIELPPFRAAIAAGVDSVMTAHLVLPELDPQQPATLSKTVLTDLLRRQMGFNGLVVTDALVMEAISARHGAAEAAVLAFEAGADLILMPADADAAIDGLCDGFSSGRLPLERLEESLQRRAHALASIPTSTPSGPIVTAAEQALEAELVGHSITVSGTAVHPEAGINLVRVDAMVPSAAALSGWSPALRIPEAEGFRSVVLHGEGLSPWSGQPEGPLALDLLGDGAVLLQLFLRGNPFRAGRDAQEPWAATIQQLIALNRLAGVVIYGSPYLWDSLQPLLPSGCPAAYSAGQMQEAQRQVLTALFPTTTPTGKSGAFTD
- the rbfA gene encoding 30S ribosome-binding factor RbfA — encoded protein: MAQGRRVERVAALIRKEVSELMINGIRDERVHQGMVSITEVEVSGDLQHCKIFVSVFGEAQERDQVLEGLQAASGFLRGELGRRLQMRRAPEVVFQLDRGLERGTSVLGLLNRLEDERQERGEIPPGSDEELGRDEQPPG
- a CDS encoding glutathione S-transferase family protein, which produces MLELHQFRHSAFCLKVRMVLQAKGLSFRTVEVTPGVGQVAVFRLSGQRQVPVLVDGDQVIADSSAIALHLDQREPDPALIPTDPRQAAQVHLLEDWADTTLAMAGRSSLVQAAALDPELRVALLPDDLPDPVRSVMGVIPGGWVSNITELVNQKERTELLASLEQLATSVQSSPWLVGDSMTLADIAVAAQLSLLRFPSSAGSALAGRGVPGLSDHPKLQPLFQWRDQIELKLMERTLEEV
- a CDS encoding DUF751 family protein, encoding MREFFLNVSRYPRYLVAFTLGVMNSVAEPLAARRSNPVTAVALIGALISGGISLTLVLRAMVNSAPMA
- a CDS encoding DUF6816 family protein — encoded protein: MERRLWILLIGLTILLNGGPAWAQGSLEQRLNSWPDWSLPAPLPRPSNRDDLIYPDWFAGVWQVESVDLDAPEVPPLLHQARFQADRRGRLIGDRSFNATAIGRALLGEQLLGVEEDPDSANRQIARLKGDLYLETTVTGRHQESPSTDTFLADELVLQILHAPGPPRLSRIETLSRYSRCGEDICAEQWQGRYASPGESLRDQAIAQHHYQLRFTPLPGSAPSI
- a CDS encoding glycosyltransferase family 2 protein, which encodes MLSLSMIVRDEEARLGECLRSVQGFAEEMVVVDTGSTDATVAIAEAAGARVEQITWPGDFAPARNEALEFLNGDWVLVLDADEQLRAEAIPALKALMAQPDVLVINLLRYEVGAAMAPYSSVSRLFRRHPSIRWSRPYHSMIDDSVRTLLETEPQWRIADCSEPAILHDGYRPELLAGSDKADRLRKAMEDDLKNRPGDPYASAKLGGLLISEGKTEDAIPLLRSGLKQCATASAERYELLLHLGLALSPSDPTQAVSCYRQALEIPLDTRVSLGARLNLAARLMEQGDLAEAISLTQTAAQRAPEVALAWYNLGLMQRRRGDLAAALEAYGRALSLDPNNAECHQNNAVAQLLGGNIDAARSSFIRAINLLQAQGSADAAEQLREKVRGIVKLDGEAVA